In Anseongella ginsenosidimutans, one genomic interval encodes:
- the ettA gene encoding energy-dependent translational throttle protein EttA, whose amino-acid sequence MADEKIIFSMAGVSKTYPPNKQVLKNIYLSFFYGAKIGVIGLNGSGKSSLLKIIAGLDTAYQGEVVFSPGYSIGYLSQEPELDPGKTVRQVVEEGAHEIMSVLKEYEEINEKFGLPEVYENPDAMEKLMNRQGELQDKLEAAGGWEIDSKLERAMDALRCPEPDTLISVLSGGERRRVALCRLLIQEPDVLLLDEPTNHLDAESIDWLEQHLQQYNGTVIAVTHDRYFLDNVAGWILELDRGEGIPWKGNYSSWLDQKAKRLAQEEKQETKRQKTLERELEWVRMAPKARHAKSRARLANYEKLAGQEAREKEEKLELFIPSGPRLGDKVIVAENVSKAYGDKLLFENLNFMLPPAGIVGIIGPNGAGKTTLFKLITGQEKPDTGSLSIGQTVALAYVDQTHDDLDPEKTVWENITGGHETLMLGSRPVNSRAYVSRFNFNGADQQKKVNVLSGGERNRVHLAITLKKDANVLLLDEPTNDIDVNTLRALEEGLENFAGCAVIISHDRWFLDRICTHILAFEGNSQVYFFDGNYTEYEENRKKRLGDDTPHRIKYKKLTS is encoded by the coding sequence ATGGCAGACGAAAAAATCATCTTCTCAATGGCGGGAGTCAGCAAGACCTATCCCCCGAACAAACAGGTACTTAAAAATATTTATCTCTCGTTTTTCTACGGGGCTAAAATAGGTGTGATCGGGCTGAACGGATCCGGGAAATCTTCGCTGCTGAAGATCATCGCGGGCCTGGATACCGCCTACCAGGGAGAAGTGGTCTTTTCCCCGGGGTACAGTATAGGCTACCTTTCCCAGGAGCCGGAGCTGGATCCGGGCAAAACCGTTCGCCAGGTAGTGGAGGAAGGCGCCCATGAGATTATGTCCGTATTGAAAGAGTACGAAGAGATCAATGAAAAGTTCGGGCTGCCGGAAGTTTACGAAAACCCGGATGCAATGGAAAAGCTGATGAACCGGCAGGGAGAACTCCAGGATAAGCTGGAGGCCGCCGGCGGCTGGGAAATTGACAGCAAGCTGGAAAGAGCAATGGACGCCCTGCGATGCCCGGAACCCGATACGCTGATATCGGTACTTTCCGGCGGGGAACGCCGGCGGGTAGCTCTGTGCCGCCTTTTGATCCAGGAACCGGACGTCCTCCTGCTGGACGAACCCACCAACCACCTGGACGCAGAATCCATTGATTGGCTGGAGCAACACCTTCAGCAATATAACGGGACGGTGATTGCCGTTACCCATGACCGCTATTTCCTTGATAATGTAGCCGGCTGGATCCTTGAACTTGACCGCGGGGAAGGTATTCCCTGGAAGGGCAACTATTCGTCCTGGCTGGATCAGAAAGCCAAACGCCTGGCCCAGGAAGAAAAGCAGGAAACCAAGCGGCAGAAAACGCTGGAACGGGAGCTGGAATGGGTGCGGATGGCGCCTAAAGCAAGGCATGCAAAGTCCAGGGCGCGTCTTGCCAATTACGAAAAGCTAGCCGGCCAGGAAGCCCGGGAAAAAGAAGAAAAACTGGAATTATTTATTCCTTCCGGGCCACGCCTTGGAGATAAGGTGATTGTCGCTGAAAACGTATCCAAGGCTTACGGCGATAAATTATTATTCGAAAACCTGAATTTTATGCTGCCCCCGGCGGGAATCGTGGGCATCATCGGCCCCAACGGTGCAGGAAAGACTACATTGTTTAAACTGATCACCGGCCAGGAAAAACCGGATACAGGTTCCCTCAGCATCGGCCAGACAGTAGCCCTTGCTTATGTGGACCAAACCCATGATGACCTGGACCCGGAGAAAACCGTTTGGGAAAATATTACGGGAGGTCATGAAACCCTGATGCTCGGCAGCCGCCCGGTGAATTCCAGGGCCTATGTTTCGCGCTTCAATTTCAATGGGGCCGACCAGCAGAAAAAAGTGAACGTACTCTCAGGCGGTGAACGTAACCGGGTACACCTGGCCATTACCCTGAAAAAGGATGCTAACGTACTCCTCCTGGACGAACCGACCAACGATATTGACGTAAATACACTGCGCGCGCTGGAAGAAGGGCTGGAGAATTTTGCAGGCTGCGCCGTGATCATTTCCCACGACCGCTGGTTCCTGGATCGCATTTGTACGCATATCCTCGCTTTTGAGGGCAACTCACAAGTGTATTTCTTTGACGGCAATTACACGGAATACGAAGAAAACCGCAAAAAGCGCCTGGGCGATGATACGCCCCACAGGATCAAATACAAGAAGCTGACAAGCTAG
- a CDS encoding enoyl-ACP reductase FabI, which yields MAHHLLEGKKGIIFGALDEKSIAWKTAQKCVAEGAEIVLTNAPIALRMGAINQLAEECNAPVIPADVTSPEDIQNLFDKSLEHFGGKFDFILHSIGMSLNVRKGKHYTEANYDFMHKTLDISAISLHRVLQAALQKDALNEWGSVVALSYIAAQRVFPDYNEMADAKSLLESIARSFGYHLGKQKKVRVNTISQSPTITTAGSGIKGFDGFYNYADKMSPLGNASSDECADYCVTLFSDYTRMVTMQNLFHDGGFSFTGMNEEIIRSLSNGE from the coding sequence ATGGCTCATCATCTCTTAGAAGGAAAAAAAGGAATTATTTTCGGCGCGCTTGACGAAAAGTCAATTGCCTGGAAAACGGCTCAGAAATGCGTTGCGGAAGGCGCGGAAATTGTACTCACCAATGCACCCATTGCCCTGCGTATGGGCGCCATTAATCAACTGGCGGAAGAATGCAATGCCCCCGTGATCCCTGCGGACGTTACCAGCCCGGAGGACATTCAAAATCTGTTCGATAAAAGCCTGGAACATTTCGGCGGAAAATTTGATTTCATTCTTCATTCTATTGGCATGAGCCTGAATGTGCGAAAGGGCAAACATTATACCGAAGCCAATTATGACTTTATGCACAAGACCCTGGATATCTCAGCCATTTCGCTGCACAGGGTATTGCAGGCCGCCCTGCAAAAAGATGCCCTCAACGAATGGGGTTCAGTAGTTGCCCTGAGTTATATCGCGGCCCAGCGTGTATTCCCGGATTACAACGAAATGGCGGACGCCAAGTCCTTGCTTGAATCCATTGCCAGGAGCTTCGGCTACCACTTAGGCAAACAGAAAAAAGTAAGGGTGAACACGATTTCGCAGTCACCCACTATTACTACCGCGGGCTCCGGGATCAAGGGCTTCGACGGCTTTTACAATTATGCGGATAAGATGTCGCCGCTTGGAAATGCCAGTTCAGACGAGTGTGCCGATTACTGCGTGACACTTTTCTCAGATTATACCCGCATGGTGACCATGCAGAATCTTTTCCATGACGGAGGGTTCTCTTTCACCGGAATGAATGAAGAAATCATACGCTCTTTAAGTAACGGCGAATAA
- a CDS encoding ATP-dependent Clp protease ATP-binding subunit, whose product MEAKFSPRVKDVISYSREEALRLGHDYIGTEHLLLGLIREGDGIAIKLIKSLGIDIVRLRKTIEDAVKGTSGATVNLGNIPLTKQAEKVLKITYLEAKIFKSEIIGTEHLLLSILRDEDNIASQLLNQFGINYEVFKAEVEGNKRGIRSEAPQSPSDEESFREEESYGSGKKVGDTKSKTPVLDNFGRDLTKAAEENKLDPIVGREKEIERVSQILARRKKNNPILIGEPGVGKSAIAEGLALRIVQRKVSRVLFNKRVVTLDLASLVAGTKYRGQFEERMKAVMNELEKSPDVILFIDEIHTIVGAGGASGSLDASNMFKPALARGEIQCIGATTLDEYRQYIEKDGALDRRFQKVMVEPATPQETVEILNRVKDRYEEHHGVTYTPEAIEACVSLTSRYITDRFLPDKAIDALDESGSRVHLNNIHVPDNILEIEQKIEDIKVEKNRVVKSQKYEEAAKLRDTEKQLLEELDRAKAEWEAETKTKRYVVNEENVAEVVAMMTGIPMQRVNQADSNKLLNMDSELRDRIIGQDEAIKKLTKAIQRTRAGLKDPKKPIGSFIFLGATGVGKTELAKALARFMFDTDDSLIQLDMSEYMEKFSVSRLVGAPPGYVGYEEGGQLTEKVRRKPYSVVLLDEIEKAHPDVFNILLQVLDEGVLTDSLGRKVDFRNTIIIMTSNIGSRQLKDFGQGVGFTTAAKTAGAESHARGVIETALKRAFSPEFLNRIDDVIIFNSLGKEDIFKIIDIELKGLFTRITDLGYEIKLTDEAKEFIAEKGFDVSFGARPLKRAIQKYLEDPIAEEILKGELSEGDPIEVGYDKEKNEITVKGGGTPPESKSKKKKKEEEGSK is encoded by the coding sequence ATGGAAGCAAAATTTTCACCACGAGTAAAAGACGTGATTTCCTATAGCAGGGAAGAAGCTTTGCGATTAGGTCACGATTATATAGGAACGGAACATCTCCTGTTGGGTTTGATCCGGGAAGGGGACGGGATTGCCATAAAGCTGATCAAAAGCCTGGGGATCGATATTGTGCGGTTACGCAAGACAATTGAAGATGCCGTGAAAGGCACCAGCGGCGCCACGGTAAACCTGGGAAATATTCCGCTGACCAAACAGGCGGAAAAAGTTTTGAAGATCACCTACCTGGAAGCGAAGATATTCAAGAGCGAGATCATTGGAACGGAGCATCTGCTGCTTTCCATCCTCCGCGACGAAGACAATATAGCCTCCCAACTGCTAAACCAGTTCGGCATTAATTACGAGGTTTTTAAAGCGGAAGTAGAAGGCAATAAGCGGGGCATCCGCAGCGAAGCGCCTCAGAGCCCTTCGGATGAAGAGAGCTTCCGCGAAGAAGAGTCTTACGGTTCCGGAAAGAAGGTAGGGGATACCAAGTCGAAAACGCCGGTTTTGGATAATTTCGGGAGGGACCTGACCAAGGCGGCTGAAGAAAATAAACTGGACCCCATTGTGGGCCGGGAAAAAGAAATAGAACGGGTTTCGCAGATACTCGCGCGCCGGAAAAAGAACAATCCCATCCTCATCGGGGAACCGGGGGTTGGTAAATCGGCCATCGCTGAAGGCCTGGCCCTGCGTATTGTGCAGCGGAAGGTTTCCAGGGTGCTGTTCAACAAACGGGTGGTTACCCTTGACCTGGCATCGCTGGTGGCAGGTACCAAGTACCGCGGGCAGTTCGAGGAACGCATGAAAGCGGTGATGAACGAACTGGAGAAATCGCCGGACGTGATCCTGTTTATTGACGAGATCCATACCATTGTTGGAGCAGGCGGAGCTTCGGGCTCGCTGGACGCTTCCAATATGTTCAAGCCGGCGCTGGCACGCGGCGAGATCCAATGCATTGGCGCTACTACGCTGGACGAATACCGGCAGTACATCGAAAAAGACGGCGCACTTGACAGGCGTTTCCAGAAAGTAATGGTAGAACCGGCTACTCCGCAGGAAACGGTGGAGATATTGAACCGGGTAAAAGACCGTTACGAAGAGCATCATGGCGTAACTTATACTCCTGAAGCAATCGAAGCCTGCGTAAGCCTTACGTCACGCTATATTACTGACCGTTTTTTGCCGGACAAGGCTATCGATGCGCTGGATGAATCCGGCTCGAGGGTACACCTGAACAATATTCACGTGCCGGATAATATCCTGGAGATCGAGCAAAAGATCGAGGATATCAAGGTAGAGAAGAACCGGGTAGTCAAAAGCCAGAAGTACGAAGAGGCAGCCAAGCTTCGCGATACCGAAAAGCAGTTGCTGGAAGAACTGGACAGGGCCAAAGCGGAGTGGGAAGCGGAAACAAAGACCAAGCGTTATGTGGTCAACGAAGAGAACGTGGCGGAAGTAGTGGCCATGATGACGGGAATTCCCATGCAGCGCGTGAACCAGGCGGACAGTAATAAGCTCCTTAACATGGATAGCGAGTTGCGCGACCGGATCATCGGCCAGGACGAAGCCATCAAGAAGCTGACCAAGGCCATACAAAGGACCAGGGCAGGGCTGAAAGATCCTAAAAAACCTATTGGTTCCTTTATTTTCCTCGGCGCTACGGGAGTTGGAAAAACAGAGCTTGCAAAGGCGCTGGCCCGCTTTATGTTTGATACTGATGATTCCCTGATCCAGCTGGATATGAGCGAATACATGGAAAAATTCTCTGTATCGCGCCTGGTTGGAGCGCCTCCGGGATATGTAGGATATGAAGAAGGCGGTCAGCTGACGGAGAAAGTCCGCCGGAAGCCCTACAGCGTGGTACTGCTGGATGAAATTGAAAAAGCTCATCCTGACGTATTCAATATCCTGCTGCAAGTGCTGGACGAAGGCGTCCTTACCGACAGCCTGGGCCGGAAGGTGGATTTCAGGAACACCATTATTATAATGACTTCCAATATCGGCTCCCGGCAGCTGAAGGATTTCGGACAAGGGGTCGGTTTTACTACCGCCGCCAAAACCGCCGGCGCCGAAAGCCATGCACGCGGAGTAATTGAAACAGCGCTGAAACGCGCTTTCTCTCCGGAGTTCCTGAACCGTATTGATGATGTGATCATCTTCAACAGCCTTGGCAAAGAAGACATCTTTAAGATCATCGATATTGAGCTGAAAGGCCTCTTTACCCGGATCACTGACCTGGGCTACGAGATCAAACTTACCGATGAGGCTAAAGAGTTTATTGCTGAAAAAGGCTTCGACGTAAGCTTTGGGGCACGGCCGCTGAAACGGGCCATCCAGAAATATCTGGAAGACCCGATCGCCGAAGAGATACTGAAAGGTGAGTTAAGCGAAGGCGATCCCATTGAAGTAGGCTACGACAAGGAAAAGAATGAGATCACGGTAAAGGGCGGAGGCACTCCTCCGGAAAGCAAGTCGAAGAAAAAGAAGAAAGAAGAAGAAGGTTCAAAATAG
- a CDS encoding ribonuclease H-like YkuK family protein: MAWRKFNGEQVHFAITDEVETALEREIQAGFRLKVCIGTDSQVKNGITEFATVIVFLRERRGGFMYIHQERTRKKMSIRERMLNEVQKSIEVAYSLCDLLDLYDVDMEVHADINTNPQFKSNAALHEAMGYILSMGFVFKAKPEAFASSCCANKIVN, translated from the coding sequence ATGGCCTGGAGAAAATTTAACGGAGAACAGGTCCATTTTGCCATCACTGACGAAGTGGAAACCGCCCTTGAACGGGAAATACAGGCAGGGTTTCGATTGAAAGTCTGCATAGGTACCGATTCACAGGTAAAAAACGGCATCACCGAATTTGCTACCGTTATTGTTTTCCTTCGGGAACGCCGGGGCGGCTTTATGTACATTCACCAGGAACGCACCAGGAAGAAAATGAGTATCCGGGAGCGTATGCTGAACGAGGTACAGAAATCTATTGAAGTTGCCTATTCGCTCTGCGATCTGCTTGATCTATACGATGTGGACATGGAAGTACATGCAGATATCAATACGAACCCCCAGTTTAAATCCAACGCCGCCCTGCATGAAGCAATGGGGTATATTCTGAGCATGGGCTTTGTCTTCAAGGCAAAACCGGAAGCTTTCGCCAGCAGCTGCTGCGCCAATAAGATCGTTAATTAA
- a CDS encoding class I SAM-dependent methyltransferase, with protein sequence MQHTVHKKCPVCGSSRIRHDLKCRDHLVSGMVFPVDKCLDCGLGFTQHIPSGDVMGTFYKSENYVSHTDTRKGMVNQLYHRVRTIMLSRKQKLVEQYTRERKGKLLDIGCGTGYFISHMQKAGWEVHGVEPDPDARKLAEKLIKQPVSDVEGLFQLENAGADVVTMWHVLEHVEDPASYLARIHALLKDGGYFIAAVPNHQSFDAKVYKEYWAAYDVPRHLWHFSPDSIRKLTEAQGFRLVGKQRMPFDSFYVSILSEKNKKRSFALFLGAVNGGLSYLQSLVNINKSSSLIYIFRKY encoded by the coding sequence ATGCAGCATACCGTTCATAAAAAATGCCCCGTTTGCGGAAGCAGCAGGATCCGGCACGACCTGAAGTGCAGGGATCACCTGGTTTCCGGAATGGTCTTTCCTGTTGACAAATGCCTTGATTGCGGCCTGGGCTTCACCCAGCATATTCCCTCCGGAGACGTCATGGGAACCTTCTATAAATCTGAAAATTACGTTTCTCATACTGATACCCGGAAAGGGATGGTGAACCAACTTTACCACCGGGTGCGGACAATCATGCTCTCACGCAAGCAAAAACTCGTTGAACAATATACCAGGGAGCGAAAGGGAAAATTGCTGGACATCGGCTGCGGCACCGGCTATTTTATCAGCCACATGCAAAAGGCCGGATGGGAAGTCCACGGCGTAGAGCCTGACCCCGATGCAAGGAAGCTGGCCGAGAAATTAATCAAACAGCCCGTAAGCGATGTTGAAGGGCTTTTTCAGCTGGAAAATGCCGGCGCAGACGTAGTCACCATGTGGCATGTCCTGGAACACGTGGAAGACCCGGCGTCTTATTTGGCCCGGATCCACGCCCTCCTGAAAGACGGGGGGTATTTTATAGCCGCAGTCCCTAACCACCAGAGCTTTGATGCCAAGGTGTACAAGGAATACTGGGCCGCCTATGACGTTCCCCGCCATTTATGGCATTTCAGCCCTGATTCCATCAGGAAACTTACCGAAGCGCAGGGCTTCCGCCTGGTAGGAAAACAACGGATGCCCTTCGACTCCTTTTATGTATCCATCCTGAGCGAAAAAAACAAAAAACGCAGCTTTGCCCTGTTCCTCGGCGCCGTTAACGGAGGCCTCTCCTACCTGCAAAGCCTGGTAAATATTAACAAATCCAGTTCACTGATCTATATTTTCAGGAAGTACTGA
- a CDS encoding S41 family peptidase, translating to MKRIFTSSSRWMAALCCAALIASCQKDDVPGQVKENRRVNDWILVNMEREYYWNDDIPANPNMDQDPLEFFESILSSEDRFSWIQESGDELSDNLSGKFESFGYEVKLYYRTNDPNDNRIAAVVVYAYDGSDAASKGLERGMWIGEVNGEELTDGNYTELLFDTGQPQELAVGQLDAEGNFTTEETVTVQATEIQENPIHYHNIIEHGGRKVGYLVYNSFIPGPADDTDEIYDQALKDIFSNFKAGGVNELILDLRYNLGGAVSSATKLAGYIMQGYQEDKIFAIYEDNEEELMALPVSIFYEEGETPPNLGTLNRLYVLVSTNTASASELIINGLKPYMEVTLIGDDVTVGKNVASTTITDQRRNIPENERIKYGLQPIIYKIYNSQMESDFEEGFEPDINVEENFAPFGDMNESFLSAALSEISGGVVTAESLRKLATQHGQEIGSSLDRKPGAGEMFVKPWELPSQK from the coding sequence ATGAAGAGAATATTTACAAGCAGCAGCCGGTGGATGGCCGCCTTATGCTGTGCAGCCCTTATCGCTTCCTGCCAGAAAGATGACGTTCCCGGCCAGGTAAAGGAGAACCGCCGGGTAAATGACTGGATACTTGTGAACATGGAACGGGAATATTACTGGAACGACGACATCCCGGCTAATCCGAATATGGACCAGGATCCCTTGGAATTTTTCGAATCGATCCTCAGCAGCGAAGACCGGTTTTCCTGGATCCAGGAAAGCGGTGACGAGCTTTCTGACAATCTGTCCGGAAAATTTGAATCTTTTGGTTATGAAGTAAAGCTGTATTACCGTACCAATGATCCGAACGATAACCGCATTGCGGCTGTGGTGGTTTATGCGTACGACGGGTCGGACGCCGCCTCAAAAGGACTTGAACGGGGAATGTGGATAGGAGAAGTAAACGGAGAGGAACTGACCGACGGCAATTATACCGAACTCCTCTTTGATACCGGACAGCCCCAGGAACTGGCGGTAGGCCAGCTGGATGCAGAAGGTAATTTCACCACTGAGGAAACGGTTACCGTGCAGGCGACGGAGATACAGGAAAACCCGATACATTATCATAATATAATCGAACACGGCGGAAGAAAGGTCGGCTATTTGGTCTATAACAGCTTTATTCCAGGTCCTGCGGATGATACCGATGAGATCTATGACCAGGCCCTGAAGGATATTTTCAGCAACTTCAAAGCCGGCGGAGTGAATGAACTCATACTTGATCTTCGCTATAACCTTGGCGGGGCCGTATCATCCGCCACCAAGCTGGCCGGCTACATCATGCAAGGCTACCAGGAAGATAAGATATTCGCGATATACGAGGATAACGAGGAGGAACTAATGGCGCTTCCCGTGAGCATCTTCTATGAAGAAGGAGAAACTCCGCCCAATCTGGGTACCCTTAATCGTTTATATGTTTTGGTCTCCACGAACACGGCTTCTGCCAGCGAATTGATCATTAATGGGTTGAAGCCCTATATGGAAGTGACGCTGATTGGCGATGATGTGACAGTGGGTAAAAATGTGGCTTCTACCACCATTACTGACCAGCGGAGGAATATTCCCGAAAACGAGCGGATCAAGTACGGGCTTCAGCCGATTATCTATAAGATATATAATTCACAGATGGAATCGGATTTTGAAGAGGGGTTTGAACCGGATATCAATGTGGAGGAAAACTTTGCGCCGTTCGGAGATATGAATGAAAGTTTTCTGAGCGCCGCCCTCAGCGAAATTTCGGGGGGAGTGGTGACAGCAGAATCTTTAAGGAAGCTGGCAACGCAACACGGGCAGGAGATCGGCAGCTCGCTGGACCGTAAACCGGGGGCAGGGGAAATGTTCGTGAAACCCTGGGAATTGCCTTCGCAAAAATAA
- a CDS encoding metallophosphoesterase family protein — MTEDIKRRDFLKNISTAGLLGLMPAAAFAVPAAEALPGADAPEGLPEGPNTFLTAPYLQHLSVDSVNIMWINSRRSFNWVELYEEGKPPRKFFSEKNGLIQANNRINNIPLEGLKPGTPYQYKVVSTEITVFKPYSITFGETIEQGPFEFKTLSGEEKEVRFAVFNDLHERPQNISELLGKLAPEKDYDFVVYNGDSFNWVDDEPMIIKNLLEPSASLFASSTPFIMVQGNHEPRGKYARQMFDYFNYPGGNCYFAFSQGPVRFVVLDSGEDKEDSSEEYSGLVSYDRYREKQARWLEKEIESREFKKAAFRVALIHISPWHSGDWHGTLHCRKVFGPLMNKGKFDLQLSGHTHRYKTHDANEDHHFPIMIGGGPGFEGRGVRTLIKGRAGNEELHVQMLLDDGSIAGEYRLTQR, encoded by the coding sequence ATGACAGAAGACATTAAAAGAAGAGACTTTTTAAAGAATATTTCAACCGCCGGACTCCTTGGCCTGATGCCTGCTGCTGCCTTTGCGGTTCCGGCAGCGGAGGCCCTCCCTGGGGCGGACGCACCGGAAGGTTTGCCGGAAGGCCCCAACACCTTTTTAACAGCTCCCTATCTGCAGCATCTGTCCGTTGATTCCGTCAATATCATGTGGATCAATTCCCGCCGCAGCTTTAACTGGGTAGAGCTATATGAAGAGGGAAAACCACCCAGGAAATTCTTTTCCGAGAAAAACGGGCTTATACAGGCAAATAACCGGATAAATAATATTCCGCTGGAAGGCTTGAAGCCCGGCACTCCTTATCAGTATAAAGTAGTGTCTACTGAGATAACGGTGTTCAAACCATACAGCATTACCTTCGGGGAAACCATCGAACAGGGGCCGTTTGAGTTTAAAACGCTTTCGGGTGAAGAGAAGGAGGTACGTTTTGCCGTGTTCAATGACCTGCATGAGCGTCCGCAGAATATTTCGGAACTTTTGGGGAAGCTGGCGCCGGAAAAGGACTATGACTTTGTGGTATACAACGGGGATTCCTTTAACTGGGTGGATGACGAACCCATGATCATCAAAAACCTGCTGGAGCCCAGCGCCAGCCTGTTTGCCAGCAGTACACCTTTTATTATGGTACAGGGTAATCATGAGCCAAGAGGAAAGTACGCCCGGCAAATGTTCGACTACTTCAATTATCCGGGCGGGAACTGTTACTTTGCTTTTTCACAGGGCCCGGTGCGGTTTGTAGTACTGGATTCAGGCGAAGACAAGGAGGACAGTTCCGAAGAATATTCAGGCCTGGTATCTTATGACCGTTACCGGGAGAAACAAGCGCGCTGGCTGGAAAAAGAAATAGAAAGCCGGGAATTTAAAAAGGCCGCCTTCCGGGTGGCGCTTATCCATATCTCTCCCTGGCATTCGGGCGACTGGCATGGTACGCTTCATTGCCGGAAAGTTTTTGGCCCCCTGATGAACAAAGGAAAGTTTGACCTGCAGCTTTCCGGGCATACCCATCGTTACAAGACACACGATGCCAACGAGGACCATCATTTTCCGATCATGATCGGGGGAGGTCCCGGGTTCGAAGGCCGCGGTGTCCGTACGCTGATAAAAGGGCGGGCGGGCAACGAGGAACTGCATGTGCAAATGCTCCTTGATGACGGGAGCATTGCCGGCGAATATCGCTTAACGCAGCGCTAG